From the genome of Macaca thibetana thibetana isolate TM-01 chromosome 8, ASM2454274v1, whole genome shotgun sequence:
accatgttggtcaggctggtctcaaactcctgaccttgtgatccacccgcctcagtctcccaaagtgctgggattacaagtgtgagccactgcacccggccagataCTATATTATACTAGTATATTATTACTAGTAGTATTATATACtagtatatagtatagtatatatactagTATAATACTATAGTATACACTTTTATACTAGTATATGCTATAatactagtatttttatagtatatattaagCTATACTATAATACTATACTAAACCAAAAGATTTTATCTGAATGCCACACTGTAGTCTATAGTATAGTATATTAGTATCTGCCTTACAGTAAGGCAGAGAGAACATAGACCCCTGGCAGTGAGAGCGAGAGTTCATCGAGCTTTGAAATAGTGGAGTATTTTCACTTAGGAACTGATGTGCTCATCCTGGATAATGCTGGCACTCATCCATCTGGCTGTAAGTTTTACGTAGATGTGAATTAGGCACCTTTATATGTTGacattaaatatatgtacattatagTATAGACATTAAATGCAATCTCTGTACATCTGATGCCTTCATTATGTATACACAAATTGGGCAACTCTAAAATGTTGATCCTGGTAAGACGTGCTGTCTGTCCTTAACTTGAAGCAGGTTGCTCTTGAGACTGCTACTGATAAAGCCCTAAGGTGGGAACTGGAATTCTATGCAAACTGAACAGAGAAAATCTTAGAAAAGCATTCCGAACATGCTGCACCCTCCTTCTCTAAAGCACAAGTTTTCCACAGTCGATGCTTTGGTGGAATATGGAGGAGAAATCAGGCTGAGCCTTCCAAGCAAGTTTCTATCTAGCacagtaaactcattttctttttgtatctttatccCTTCCTTTGCTCTGGTCTGGAGCTATCTCCTCAGTCTCAGCTCCTGCTCTACTCTCACCAGGTAGCAGCCTCTAAGAGTGCACTGGGAAAAGGAGCCACCTCTGCGAGTGTTTATGGGAACCAGTTGATAATTATCCCCAACAGATTTCGATCCTAGAACCATAGCTTAGGTTTCCCAAAGCTCCTACACAGCTTGGTCTCAAATGCTGAAAGACAAATGTATTCTTTCTGGTATTTCACCCTGTGTGACTACAAGACTGAAATATCAGATAAAAATCAGGTCCCCTACCATCTCATCGACCGGTAGAATATGGCACTAGGACAGCTTGTGAAAAAATCTTCACCAACTAGTCATACAACTGTATCTGGTAAACACGCGTGTCTGAAAAGGGAATTAATCCAAATGGCTCCTTCCCTCGTGTAGCCAAGAATGCATTTTTTGATGACAAATGCGACAAACTTAGAGGGACATGCAAGAACAGTTGtgagaaaaatgaagaacttACTTCTTTCTGCCAGAAGTCTCTGAAATGCTGTCGGACCATCCAGACATGTGGGAACACTACAGACTGATGCAGAAGATTTAGGTTTCCAGAGACGCATACATAACCTAGCTTCATTTTACTCTTGCCTCTACTGTAAGCAGAcactttaataaatataaatgactgTCTTTGCTCGGTTTGTCAAGTGTTTCATTTAGAAAGAAGAACAACACTGCCTGACCTTGATGCTCCCTCCATCCTGGTTTGTTTTTCTATCATTCTGGGATAAAGAAATTTTCCCAAAGCCATATGATATTTTCCTTAAAAGAGGACTAGAAGAGACTAGAAATCAACAAATCTCTAGCCTGTACTCAGCCAGTTGGGCCTTACTAACCTATTGAGAtgaaagaagtaaacaaaagtaaagaaaaaaaaagggagaaagtgaggTAGAAAGAAGATGAATAGGTAATgagcacactttaaaaaattttttaccaTCGTGCCATATGCCCACATAGATGAGCACACATTTACATGAATAGCTACATGAAGGACAAATTGATGGATAGGCAGTCCATTTATCAAGGACTTTTGTGTGTCACACACTCACCTGTCTAAATTAATCGTCATGACTCCATGTCTTTAATTGGGACTGATTAAATATTTCCTGTAGACTTGTTCTCTCCACGTAAATCTGAGATAAAATTTACTGACAGGCAGGGGGGTTGTAAATACCTCTATGATTCTCAGTAACTCCAGTGATTTAGATCCTCTTCCCCAAATCACTACCTACTATTTTCCTAGGAACTGGCTGACAATTTACCTTCTGATTCTAAGCCTCAAAATTACTGTTACGGTGGGAATGTGTTCTTCCAAAATTAATGCTGAAGCCTAATTCCCACTGTGGTgattaagaggtgaggcctttgagGAGGTGATTAAGCCTGGAGggccctgccctcatgaatggaattagcacccttataaaagaggttgaaaGAAGCTGCCTTGCTCCTTCCACCATGGGAGGACACAGAGTTTGTCTCTTCAGCCACGTGAAGGCTGAGCAACCAGATGCTATCTTGGAAGCAGAAACTGGGTCCTCAGGATATAACAAATCTTTTAGGGGTCTTCCAGCCCCTAAAACTAagtaataaatttctattgtttacaaaTCACCCGGTATAAGAGATCTTATTATAACAGCATGAATGGACTGAGACAATTACTCAGTTTGAGTAAGAATTTCCTGTCATGTTTCCAATGCTTAAGAGTTAGTTTTGGTTTCCTGCTGGCTCAGAAATCTTGCCTTACCTCCcctttaatttttcaaagtcGATAGATTTAATTCTATTATAATCAATAACCCTTTTATG
Proteins encoded in this window:
- the LOC126961107 gene encoding beta-defensin 106A gives rise to the protein MRTFLFLFVVLFFLTPAKNAFFDDKCDKLRGTCKNSCEKNEELTSFCQKSLKCCRTIQTCGNTTD